A genomic stretch from Arachis stenosperma cultivar V10309 chromosome 3, arast.V10309.gnm1.PFL2, whole genome shotgun sequence includes:
- the LOC130966278 gene encoding uncharacterized protein LOC130966278, whose protein sequence is MPIYAKFLKELITKKRSWQEKKTVVLTQECSAIIQRGLPPKLKDPGNFLIPCTIGNMAIDKSLCDLGASINLMPLAMMKKLMIEEIKPTRMSLQLADRSLKIPNGVVENLLVKVGNFIFPADFVVLDMDEEGSNSVILGRPFLATARTIIDVEKGEMIFRVHDEQMTINVFKAMQYPAEKEICMRINVVDSLVEEIFEANHQVSQEEVQDKQEQEVEEMQVPKEPSETKKEEAPQQDLKPLLPILNMHSLVRRTIFQ, encoded by the coding sequence ATGCCaatatatgcaaagtttcttaaagaattgatcaccaagaagagaagctggCAGGAGAAAAAAACCGTGGTTCTTActcaagagtgtagtgccatcattcaaagGGGACTtccaccaaaactcaaagacccaGGCAACTTCCTCATACCATGCACGATTGGGAACATGGCCattgacaaatcactttgtgacctgggagcaagcattaacttaaTGCCCCTTGCCATGATGAAGAAATTGATGATAGAAGAGATTAAACCTACAAGAATGTCActacaacttgctgacagatctcTCAAAATACCAAATGGGGTAGTAGAAAACCTcctggtgaaagtgggaaatttCATATTCCCAGCCGACTTTGTAGTTTTggacatggatgaagagggaagCAACTCAGTCATCCTTGGTAGACCATTTCTGGCAActgctagaacaatcattgatgtagAGAAAGGGGAGATGATCTTCAGAGTACATGATgaacaaatgaccataaatgtcttcaagGCAATGCAATACCCTGCTGAGAAAGAGATTTGCATGAGGATTAATGTGGTGGACTCCTTGGTTGAAGAAATATTTGAAGCAAACCATCAAGTGAGTCAAGAGGAAGTTCAAGATAAACAAGAGCAAGAGGTGGAAGAAATGCAAGTACCAAAAGAACCAAGTGAAACTAAGAAAGAGGAGGCGCCACAACAAGACTTGAAACCACTACTCCccatcttaaatatgcattccttagtGAGAAGGACAATTTTTCAGTGA